One genomic window of Etheostoma spectabile isolate EspeVRDwgs_2016 chromosome 7, UIUC_Espe_1.0, whole genome shotgun sequence includes the following:
- the mfn2 gene encoding mitofusin-2 isoform X2, which translates to MSLVFPRPNTNAVHGKKDKRLMAEVNASPLKHFVTAKKKINGIFEQLGAYIKESASFLDDTYKNEELDPVATEEQVQEVQGYLAKVAGIGEVLARRHMKVVFFGRTSNGKSSVINAMLCDKVLPSGIGHTTNCFLRVEGTDGNEAFLLTEGSEEKKSIKTVNQLAHALHQDEDLDAGSLVCVMWPKAKCALLRDDLVLVDSPGIDVTTELDSWIDKFCLDADVFVLVANSESTLMQTEKSFFHKVNERLSSPNIFILNNRWDASASEPEYMEEVRRQHMDRCTNFLVDELGVVDRAQASDRIFFVSAKEVLQARVQKAQGMPESGGALAEGFQARMFEFQNFERRFEECISQSAVKTKFEQHTVRAKQISEALRRIMDSVHIAAQEQRVYCLETKDDRQDRLEFIDKQLDLLTMDCKAKIKKITEEVERQVSNAMSEEIRKLHVLVDDFHMDFHPSPVVLKVYKNELHRHIEDGLGKNMSERCSTSITSALQATHTDMIEGLKPLLPNLVREQVDKLVPRQCFSLSYDLACDKLCSDFQEDISFHFSLGWTMLVNRFLGPKNTRRALMGYNDQVPRALTPVSSSMPPFPQSSVTQEELMVSMVTGLASLTSRTSMGVLVVGGVIWKAVGWRLIALSVGLYGLLYIYERLTWTTKAKERAFKRQFVDYASEKLQLIVSYTGSNCSHQVQQELAGVFAQLCQQVDVTRQNLEDEITEMNSKMELLDSLQSKAKLLRNKAAG; encoded by the exons ATACTTACAAAAATGAAGAGCTGGACCCAGTCGCCACAGAGGAGCAGGTCCAGGAGGTCCAGGGCTACCTGGCCAAGGTGGCAGGGATTGGAGAAGTACTTGCACGAAGGCATATGAAGGTGGTCTTCTTTGGGAG GACGAGTAATGGGAAAAGCTCAGTGATCAATGCCATGCTGTGTGACAAGGTGCTGCCGTCGGGAATAGGACACACCACCAACTGTTTCCTGAGGGTGGAGGGCACCGATGGCAATGAGGCCTTCCTGCTCACTGAAGGCTCCGAGGAGAAGAAGAGCATAAAG ACTGTGAACCAGCTGGCGCACGCGCTCCACCAGGACGAGGACCTGGACGCCGGCAGCTTGGTCTGCGTCATGTGGCCTAAAGCCAAGTGTGCTCTGCTCAGGGATGACCTGGTGTTGGTGGACAG CCCAGGGATAGATGTTACCACAGAACTGGACAGCTGGATTGACAAGTTCTGCCTGGATGCTGACGTATTTGTTCTGGTGGCAAACTCTGAGTCCACACTGATGCAGACG GAGAAGTCTTTCTTTCACAAAGTAAATGAGCGGCTCTCTAGTCCCAACATTTTCATCCTCAACAACCGCTGGGACGCCTCAGCCTCAGAACCTGAATACATGGAGGAG GTCCGCAGGCAGCATATGGACCGCTGCACCAACTTCCTGGTGGATGAGCTGGGTGTGGTGGACCGAGCCCAGGCCAGTGACCGCATCTTTTTTGTCTCTGCCAAGGAAGTCCTTCAGGCTCGTGTGCAGAAGGCTCAAGGAATGCCTGAATCAG GTGGAGCTCTTGCAGAGGGATTTCAAGCCAGAATGTTTGAGTTTCAGAACTTTGAGAGGCGATTCGAG GAGTGTATCTCGCAGTCAGCGGTGAAGACCAAATTTGAGCAGCACACCGTGAGGGCCAAACAGATCTCTGAAGCCCTGCGCCGCATTATGGATTCAGTGCACATTGCTGCACAAGAGCAGAG ggtctACTGCCTTGAGACAAAAGATGACCGTCAGGACCGATTGGAATTCATAGACAAGCAGTTGGACTTGTTAACCATGGACTGTAAGGCCAAGATAAAGAAGATTACTGAGGAGGTGGAAAGACAG GTGTCTAATGCCATGTCAGAGGAGATCAGGAAGCTCCATGTGCTGGTGGATGACTTCCACATGGACTTCCACCCATCACCAGTGGTACTCAAGGTCTACAAGAAT GAGCTCCACCGCCACATAGAGGATGGTCTGGGCAAGAACATGTCAGAGAGGTGCTCCACTTCCATCACCAGTGCCCTGCAGGCCACACACACCGACATGATTG AAGGTCTAAAGCCCCTGCTGCCCAACCTGGTCAGAGAGCAGGTAGACAAGCTGGTTCCCCGTCAGTGCTTCAGCCTCAGTTATGACCTGGCCTGTGACAAGCTGTGCAGTGACTTTCAGGAGGACATCAGCTTCCACTTCTCTCTGGGCTGGACCATGCTGGTCAACCGCTTCCTGGGCCCCAAGAACACCCGGCGGGCCCTCATGGGCTACAACGACCAG GTGCCCAGGGCCCTGACTCCTGTAAGCAGCAGCATGCCTCCGTTCCCCCAGAGCTCCGTCACCCAGGAGGAGCTCATGGTCTCCATGGTGACTGGGCTGGCTTCTCTTACCTCTCGTACCTCCATGGGTGTCCTTGTGGTTGGCGGCGTG ATCTGGAAGGCAGTGGGCTGGCGTCTGATCGCCCTGTCAGTGGGTCTGTACGGACTCCTCTACATCTATGAGCGGCTCACCTGGACAACCAAGGCCAAGGAAAGAGCCTTCAAGAGACAGTTTGTTGACTACGCCAGCGAGAAGCTGCAGCTCATTGTCAGCTACACCGGATCCAACTGCAGCCACCAAGTCCAGCA GGAGTTGGCAGGTGTCTTTGCTCAGCTCTGCCAGCAAGTAGACGTAACCCGTCAGAACCTGGAGGATGAGATCACTGAAATGAACAGCAagatggagctgctggacagcCTTCAGAGTAAGGCCAAGCTACTGCG